From Solibacillus sp. FSL W7-1464:
ACCAGCATCTTCTTCCATGTGAAGACGTGTAATACCGATTTTCTTTTTGTAGCCTGGTGTATCACCTTTAGCTGGAATTTCGATTTCTACCCAGCCGTTTTTACCGATTGGCTTATCAAATTGTGAAATTTGGTAAGCTTTCGGATTGTCCGGATAGAAGTAGTTTTTACGGTCGAACTTAGTTTCTTGTTCGATTTCCATGTTTAATGCTAAAGAAGCACGCATTGCGTAATCTACTACTTGTTTATTTAATACTGGTAAAACACCCGGATAACCAAGGTCGATTACTGTTGTATTTGTATTTGGTTCCGCCCCAAAGTGGTTCGGACTGCTAGAGAAGATTTTTGAGTTTGTTTTTAACTCAACGTGAATCTCTAAGCCAATGACTGTTTCAAAGTTCATTTTATTTTACCTCCCATAATGCTGGAGTTTGTTTAGCGAAATCTGTTTGTTGCTCATAAGCATATGCCACACGGTAAAGTGTTTCTTCATCGAAATGCTTACCGATAATTTGTAAACCTAATGGTAATCCGTTTTCAAAACCGCATGGAACTGAAATTGCCGGTACACCTGCTAAGTTGATTGGAATTGTTAAAATATCGTTTGCGTACATTGTCATTGGGTCATCAATGTTTGCACCAATAGCGAATGCCGGTGTTGGTGCAGTTGGCCCGATGATAACATCGTAGTTTTCAAACACTTTGTCATAATCGGCTTTAATTAAAGTACGTGCCTGTTGTGCTTTTTTGTAGTAAGCATCATACGTACCTGCTGATAATGAATATGTTCCAAGCATAATACGACGTTTCACCTCGTCGCCGAAACCTTCAGCACGAGATTGTTTGTACAGCTCCAATAAGTTTTTCGCGTTTTCTGAACGGTAGCCGTAACGAATACCATCGAAACGGGAAAGGTTTGAAGATGCTTCTGATGAAGAAAGAATGTAATAAGCTGCTAATGCGTATTTAGAGTGTGGTAATGATACCTCTTCTACTGTAGCACCTAATCCTTTTAATACTTCCAATGCATCAAGAACCGACTGTTTTGCTGCTTCGCCAACGCCTTCACCTAGGAATTCTTTTGGTACAGCAATTTTCAAGCCTTTAATATTACCGTCTAAAGCGGCTGCATAGTTTGGTACCGGAACATCTGCAGAAGTTGAATCCATTTCGTCTACACCTGAGATTGTTTCAAGTAATAATGCATTGTCTTTTACATTGCGCGTAATTGGTCCGATCTGGTCTAAAGAAGATGCGAATGCAACTAAACCAAAACGAGATACACGACCATATGTAGGTTTCATTCCTACAACACCACAGTAAGCTGCTGGTTGACGGATTGATCCACCCGTATCAGAACCTAGTGAAAATGGTACTTCACCCGCTGCAACTGCTGCTGCAGATGCACCTGAAGAACCACCTGGTACATGTGAAAGATTCCATGGGTTTTTAGTTGTTTTATAAGCCGAGTTTTCGTTTGAAGAACCCATTGCGAATTCATCCATGTTCAATTTACCGACTGTGATCATACCTGCATCACGTAATTTTTTTACGATTGTTGCATCGTAAATCGGCATAAAGCCTTCCAGAATTTTAGAAGCACATGTTGTTTCCAATCCTTCTGTTACGATGTTATCCTTTACGCCAATCGGCATACCGAATAATGGACCGCGCTCCTCAAAAGGAACTTGATCTAATTCAGCTGCTTTTGCAGTTGCTTGTTCTTTATTTAATGCTAAAAAAGCTTGTACATCGCCGTCCAACTTTTCAATGCGGTCAAACGCTTCTTTTGTTAAATCCGCAATTGTTAGTTCACCCGACTTTAAGCTCTCTTGCAATTGTGCTGATGTGCGCTCAAATACTGTCATGCGAGTGGTTCCTCCTATTACTCCATAATTGATGGTACTTTAATTTGACCTGCTTCTTGTTCTTTTACGTTCAGCATTACTTTTTCAAGAGGTAAGCCTTCTTTTGCTACGTCCTCGCGAAGTACGTTCACTAAAGGTAAAACATGTGAAGTCGGTTCTACATTTGTTGTATCTAATTCATTTAACTGCTCTGCGAAATCAGTAATTTTACCTAATTGTTCAGCAAATTTCTCTGCTTCCTCTTCTGTAATAGCAAGTCGTGCTAAGTGTGCTACGTGTTTTACTTCTTCTTTCGAAATGTTTGCCATTTGTTACACCTCCAAATTGTCGAATCAAATATACCTCGGCAAAATCCGGATCATCCGCCGGGGCTATATGTGGAGTCAGTGATTGTTTTGGATACCCGCTGATTCTACATAAACCATGCCCATAATGATAACATTTTTCCTTGTAAAAATCTCCGCTTTAGGAAAAAATCCAGCAAACAATCCCCCACTTATGACGATTTTTCGCCAAATTAACGCATTAACGTAGTGAAGTAGATATTCTGTACAAAAAGAAAATACCACACTCGTAAAAGTATGGTATTTTTCGTAAGATTTTACTCATAAATATGAACAAAAGGCTCATCTTCATTTGGTTCTTTAATAATTAGTACTTCCGGTCCGTTAACGGAGGTGATACTTACCGAAATATACAGGTCAAGCGGTAAATGATTGAGCATTAAGCCGGTTAAATACTGGGTGAATCCTGTAATTTCAGCTGTTCCGTAAAACTGAATCGGGATTTCGATATCCAGCTTCTGCACTTTTTTGTTTTGGTAAAAGCCAGTCGCAAACACACTTGTGAAGTTCGAGAAATATTTGTCGACATCCTGTTTGAAGTTCTGGAATTTCGTATTCAGATCACGATATACATCATCCGGCGAAGTCATCGGGAAAGTAACGTACTTCTCATCGATTGCTTTCCATTCACCCAATTCCGTCTTTCCATTATCCGCGAAATTATAATCGGTATACGTACCCGGTACAATCGCATTTCTTTCAGCTTGTTTAAATAGAGCAATGACAATCGGAATATCTGCCAGTTCCGGACGGGCACGCAATCGATTAATCACTTCCTGCGCTATTTTTTTACCTTCCGCTTCTATTTTTGCATCGGGAATTTTTTCTTCAAAAAATTCTCCATACTGCTCTTTTTGATAATAGTAAACTGAATTTAGAGCTAAACCGATCGAAACACCCGCCAGCTTTACTTTATTTTCGTCAGTTTTTGTTAAATAGTTCTGTTCCACAATATGTGCCAAATAAACAGGTGCTTCTGTCGCTTTTACTGTCGGTTCCATTTCCTCGCCTGTTGTCTCATCAACGCTTGACGGGTTTAAACCTTGGTACTCCGGTCCTTTGTCTTCTGTTTGGTTTGGACGGGCTAACCAGTATTTCAATGTTTCTTCATCTAAATACTGACCTTCCTGAAAATAATGGTCTTCCGTATCGAAATGATTTTGTGAAATACGCATTAAGCCTGTCTCGACTTCCTTCATATCGTACTTCGTATAAATATTGGAAACAACTAAACCACGGCTTGCACTTTCCTTATATGGAATCAATATACGATAAAATTTATCGTTTATTTGCATATTCGGGATAATTGTTGTTTCCACTGCTTGTTCTGTATCTGATTCTTGCGTCAGTTCTGTTTCAGGTGTGAGGTTTGGTGCACACGCTGACAACATCGCCGCTACAATTATCGCAGGTATCCAGCGATAACGTTTCATGAGAGCAAGTCCCCTTTACTATATTAATTGTTCGATTAGGCGCACTTCATCCCAAATTTCGATGCCCAAGCTTTGAGCCTTTTCAAGCTTAGAGCCTGCATCTTCTCCGACAATTACAAGGTCTGTTTTTTTACTGACACTCCCTGCAACCGTACCACCTAACTGTTCTATTTTCACCTTTGCTTCGTTACGTGTCAATTGCTGTAATTTACCTGTCAGTACAATTGTTTTTCCTGCAAAAGGATTCGTCCCGGCTTCCACGACAATTTTCTTGCCTTTATAGGACATATTTAAGCCAAATTCCTTTAAGCGTTCAATCAATTGCTGCACTTGCTCGTTGGCAAAATATGCGACAATTGATTCAGCCATTTTATCGCCAATTTCATGGATATCTTTCAATTCTTCCTCGGTCGCAACCATTAGTGCATCAATTGTTTCAAAATGTGCCGCCAAAATCTTGGCTGCTTTTTCCCCTACATGGCGAATACCGAGACCGAACAGTAATCGTTCCAGCGAATTGTCCTTTGACTGAATTAGCGCTTCAACTAAATTCGTCGCCGATTTTTGCCCCATTCGCTCCAGATTGATCAGTTGCTCTACTGTGAGTTCATACAATCCCGCTACATCTTGAATATAGCCTTCGCGCAACAGCTGCTCCACTACCTTTTCTCCAAGGCCGTCGATATTCATCGCATTACGGGAAACGAAATGCTTCACACCTTCCGCGATTTGCGCAGGACATTGTGGATTCACGCAGCGCAGTGCTACATCAGTATCAATGCGTACAACTTCTTCATTACATGCAGGGCAATTGGTCGGCATTTTATACGGTACGGCTTCATCCGGTCGCTGCTCCAGAACGACCCCCACAATTTGCGGAATAATATCACCCGCTTTTCGTACGATGACCGTATCATCAATTCGAATGTCCTTTTCACGGATCAGGTCTTCATTGTGCAATGATGCACGGCTCACAGTAGTTCCCGCTACAAGTACCGGTGTTAAGATTGCCGTTGGGGTAATAACCCCCGTGCGACCTACCGTCAGTTCAATATCCAATAATTTAGTTATAACTTCTTCAGCCGGGAATTTGTAGGCAATCGCCCAGCGCGGTGATTTTGCCGTATAGCCAAGCTCATCTTGGTGCGCATAGCGGTTTACTTTGATGACGATGCCATCAATCTCATACGATAAATTTGGGCGTGCTTTAGTCCACTTTTCTATAAACGCCAAAACATCCTCAATAGTTTCGCAATACTCACGCTCTTTATTTGACGGAAAACCTAGCTCCTCCAAATACTTGAGCATTTCCCAATGCCCGTCGATGCCATAGCTTTCTCCGTCACCGCCAACTGCATATATAAACGTCGATAAATTTCGGCTTGCCGCAATTTTCGGGTCTAATTGACGCAATGATCCTGCTGCCGCGTTCCGTGGATTTGCAAATAGCTCTTCGCCATTTTCAGTACGACGCTCATTGAGCTTCTCAAAAGATTTTTTCGGCATATAGGCTTCGCCGCGTACTTCTAATGTTACTGGTTCCTTTAAACGTAAAGGAATGGCACGGATCGTTTTCAGGTTTGCTGTAATGTCTTCCCCTACTGTTCCGTCACCGCGTGTAGCACCTTGTACAAATCCCCCGTTTTCATAGCGCAGGGAAATAGCCAAACCATCGATTTTTAGCTCACATACATAAGAATAATTTTTACCTATTGCCTGCTCGATTTTCCGGTCGAAATCACGCAAATCTTCTTCATTGAAAGCATTCGACAGACTAAGCATTGCTGTTTCATGCGTTACCTTTTTAAAACCTTCCAATACCATGCCACCGACACGCTGAGTAGGAGAATCAGGATAAATAAATTCCGGATTTGCTTCTTCTAATGCGATAAGTTCATGTAAAAGCTGATCATATACACTATCTTCCACTACCGGTTTATCCAGCACATAATACGCATAGCCGTACTCATGAAGAAGCTTGTTCAATTCCGCAATTCTTTGTTCTATTTCATTCATCAACTGTTCCTCCTAAGCTTTTGTAATCGGCGCAAACTTTGCAAGCAGACGTTTTATTCCAGTCGGTGACGGGAAAGCGATGTCCAGTTCCATACCATCACCCTCACCTTTTACGCTTACGACCATACCGACACCCCATTTACCATGGGCAGCTTTGTCGCCTACTTTCCAGTCAAACTTATCCCCGCCTGTAGAATTCAGTCGTGACGTTTGGGAAGCAGGTGCCTGTACACTTCCTAGTGAACGCTTCGGCATGCGGTCATAACGGTTCGATTTAAATGGTAATGATTCATCACGATAGGATGTAGTATTTGCTTTTGAAACTTGCTCTAACACATTTTCATCAATTTCACGTAAAAAACGTGATGGAGCATTATATCCTGTACGGCCAAAAATCGTACGGGAGCCCGCGCAAGACAAGTAAAGACGCTGTTCTGCACGAGTCGCGCCGAATGGTGATAGGTAAGCCTTTGAAGTTATCTCCAGCTTTTCCCCCACCCCACACCGTGCGTGCGAGTTTCCCCGCACACGGCGTTCCATCTAACCATCAATAGTCAATTTCGCATTATTTTAATACTTCATAACCACATAATTTTCTATATTTGTTCAATTGTTTTAAGTTAATATAGGCAGGTAAATCTTTTAATTTTAAATTCACATCATGGACTAGTTTATGTGAAGTTTTACTTAACATTATGAGATTATTATAACTGTCCGTACCACCTAAACTTCGTGGTATTTTATGATGTATATGAATTTCTTGCGGGTCCATTGCTAAATAGTCTTTATCTAAAATCGGCTCTTTCTTTTGCTGGTTCAGTAGACTTGGGATATAAATAATATTACTACTATTTTTCCCGGTTTTCGTTCGGTTATCAAAGAAATAGTTCACCCATTCAAGTGCTTTATATTTTGTTTGATTCGGTTCCCATAGTTTGTGAACTTCATACATGTAATCAGCTGTACTTTTCACGCTATGTTGCCGCATCTCCCATAAATCAAGTAGTTGCCCATTGACCATAAAGCTCACATGTGGGTTACGGACTATATCAATTTTAACTTCCCGTCGCCTTATCATTTTCTTAATTAACAATAAGTGAATTCTACTTATGAGCCATGTTAAATTCGTGCAGATTGTATAGTAATTAAAAATACCTCTCATATATACAATAAAATAATCTAACTTACCTTTCCAAAGACACCATTCAAGCCTACTTTTCGTTTCTTTCCAAAGTTTCTTTTGGTCTTTAACCGAAATTATGAATGAGTTTGGTTTAGTACTATTCGTTTTACGATATTTAAAGCCTAGAAATTCTAGTTCAGTGTCTCCATGAATGGTTATTAACTTGGTTTTATCCTTGTTTATTTCCAATCCATTTTCCTTACACCAATCTTCAAACATCATAATCACATCATATATATCGTATTTCCCTTTACTAATTAGTACAAAATCATCTGCATATCGAATGATTTTTACTACTCTACGTTCTTGCAACCAGTTAAAATAAAATTCACGACCACGTTTGTATGACCTACCGTGGTTTCTATGAATATTAGGGTTTTGGATAATTTGGCGTCCATTGTCTCGCTTAAAATCATTTATTTCATGAAGTCGAAGTTCAAAATCATGAAACATTACATTAGCGAGTATCGGACCTAAAATCGTACCTTGCCTTAATCCAATTCCGTTATATTTCTCTTTTGGCTGTATCAAATCAATCCACATTAACCGTTTTATACATTTTAAAAATGCTAAGTCATGTATATTATGGTTTAACTTTAACTTATCTAACACTTTGTCAATTTGTACTGTATCAAAGTATTCTTTCAAGTCGCAGTCGTATATGTGTCCTTCATTGTTGTATTGTAAAGTAGTTGCGATATAGGACATACATTCTTGGGCATTGCGATTTTTCCTAAAACCAAAACTTTCAGGATTAAATTGTGCTTCAAGAATTGGTTCAAGGATATTTCTAACACATTGCTGTGCAATCCTGTCATATAAATTTGTTATGCCTAACGGTCGCATTTTCCCATTGCTTTTCGGTATCATTACACGTCTTGCTTTACCTTGTTTTGAACCAAATAATCGATTTTTGATTTCCTTTATAACATCTTCAATATCTAATTTCATAATGTCATTAAAGGTTATACCATCTGGACCTGCTGTTTTCTTGCCTTTATTGCTACCTATTATTTTAATTGAACATATAATGTTTTGTTCATCAATGACATATTGCCATAAGTGGTTAAATCGTGTTTTTGTTAATGCTTTTTCAAATAATATTTGTTCGACATCATTAATACCATATCGCCAAATATCCTTTTCTTTGACTTTCAACTGTATCGCCTTCTTTCCACAAGGGATAGCGATTACTATTGATGTTAGACTTGGGGCCTTCCTTCCACTTCCATTACGAAGCTTCAACAGTACTATGCCCCTACTGACTCCCCTATTCATGCTCTTTCATGCGATTTGCAATCCCCGAGCGATTACTAAAACGTTAGGGGTCTCAAACGTTCCGATATTACTAGGTATATAACTGTACTTAGGTTCCACCTTTATCCCGACTATATCAATAAGTAGAACAACCCATTAGTTCTATCCATCAGACTCTGTACGATAAATATCTTTTGGAATATAGTTAATTAGACAACATTTCTATTGCCCGCTCTACGAGACGTACATTCAGTGGTTCGTCATTAGCTATCTAAATCCTAACCATATACAGCTGCCCAGCCCGCACCATCTTCGCAGTAATGTTTAACATTTCCTCAGCTTAACCTGTTAGGGCTACTTAGCGCGACTTCACCCAACTTCACACAACCTGTTACCAGTGTTGCATGTGGGAGTATCAGCTTCCATCTTGTCACGGAGATTATTTGGGTTCTCCGCCGTGGTGTCGTAATATCAGTTGTTGTTAGCAAAAATATTCTTGCTAACCCTGCCAATCCCTTCGCCTAAGCGATTTCTGGCAAACGTTTCATACCATACATCAAGCGACGTTCCTCGGCCATTTCATCTTCACTTTCCAATGAACGTGAATGCGGGAATATATTCTCTTCCATCCCGATAATGAACACAACAGGGAATTCCAGCCCTTTTGCGGCATGCATCGTCATTAAAATAATCGTACCTTTTGCCTTTTCTTCTTCATCCAAAGAATCAATATCTGCAATGAGTGCCAGGTCTGTTAAAAAGGCTACTAATGACTGGTCTTCACTGCGCGCTTCAAAAGCCTGTGTTACCGTTAGAAATTCTTCGATATTTTCCAGTCGGCTTTCCGCTTCAATCGATTTTTCCGCTTTCAGCATTTGGCGGTATCCTGATTTTTCAAGCACCTCTTCCACAATTTCTGTAACCGATAAGTCTTGCTGACGTTCACTTAACGAACGAATCATATTGTAGAAATTTTCAGCGGAAGTTGCTGCTTTCCCAGACAGCCCCATAAATACTAGTTCACCCATTGCATCAAATATTGAACGGTCACGCTCCATTGCATAAACAAGCATTTTATCAAATGATGTCGCACCGATCGCACGTTTTGGTTCATTGATAATTCTCGCCAGTGATAAATCATCATCATTGTTTGCAATCAAACGCAAGTAAGCGAGCAAATCTTTAATCTCTTTTCGATCATAGAACTTTGTACCGCCGACGATCTGGTAGTTCATATTCGATTTTACAAGCACATCCTCGATTACACGTGACTGTGCGTTAGTACGGTATAAAATCGCAAAATCATCCAGTCTGTAATCTTCATCCTTCATGAGCTTTTGAATCGTACGGACCACATACTGCGCTTCATCCTGTTCATTGCCGGCTTTGTATAGCTGTATCTTTTCGCCTTCCGGATTTTCTGTTCGAAGTACTTTTTTATAGCGGTCTTTATTCTTTTCAATTACGCTGTTTGCCGCTTGTAAAATACGCTTCGTTGAACGGTAGTTTTGCTCAAGCATAATGACTTTTGCTTCTTTGTAATCTTTTTCGAACGATAATATATTCGAAATATCGGCACCGCGCCAACGATAGATCGATTGGTCCGAATCCCCGACAACACAAATATTGCGGAATTTCTTAGCCAGCAGTTGTACGAGCAGATATTGGGATTTATTGGTATCCTGGTACTCATCAACGTGAATGTACTGGAATTTATTCTGATAAAACTCAAGCACATCCGGCGCTTCATTGAATAGACGGATTGTCAGCATGATCAAATCGTCAAAATCAAGACTTTGATTTTGTCTTAATCGTTTCTGATAGCCTTTATATACTTGCGCTACAATTTTTTCAAATGGATTATGCGGATTCATGTTCGCTTCAAAGCCGTCCACAGTAATGCATTCGTTTTTTGCCGAACTGATCGTATTTAATATTGCACGCGGATCATACTTTTTCGGGTCGATATTATCCTGCTTCAAAATATTTTTTATAACCGTCAGCTGATCCGAACTATCTAAGATTGAAAAGCTTTTCGAATAGCCGATCCGGTCGATATTACGTCGCAAAATGCGGACACACATCGAGTGGAATGTGGATACCCACATGCTTTCCGTTGTTCCGTTTCCTAAAATCCCGTCAATACGTTCACGCATTTCGCGGGCAGCTTTATTTGTAAATGTAATGGCCAGAATTTTCGAAGGATACACTTCACGCTCAACGACTAAATAGGCGATACGGTGAGTCAGTACCCGTGTTTTTCCAGAGCCGGCTCCTGCCATAATCAGGAGCGGGCCTTCTGTTGTTTTCACCGCTTCAGCTTGCTGTGGATTCATCCCCGCTACTAAGTTTTTTGCTATATGCTCCATTTTGCACCTTCCCATCTAAAGAACATTTGTTCCTATTATATAACACTTTTTACTGCTTGTACGGTTTTTAATGCCGCTTTTAAATCCTCATAAATAATATTTCCGACAACTATGGTATTGGCATGTGCAGCCATTTCCTTCGCTTGCTCTACAGACGTAATTCCGCCCCCATAAAAAAGCTTTGTTTCATTTAAAACTTCGGCTGTCGCTTTCACCATTTCAATATCACCGTATGCACCGCTGTACTCTAAATAAAAGATCGGCAATTTAAAGTAGTTTTCGGCCATCCGTGCATAGGCCACTACATCTTCCACAGTCAAATCTGTTTTCGCATCAGTTGCTTGTGCTACTTTACAGTCCGGATTCAGTACACAGTACCCCTCCGCTACAAGCTCTTCCCAAATCAGCACATCGCCGTATTCTTTAATCGCTTCATGATGCAAATCTTTCACCCATTTTGTATCACGGCTATTCAACACTGTCGGAATGAAATAATAGTCATATCCCGGTGTAATGCTGTCGACATTTGAAATTTCAAGCGCAATCGGCACTGAAAAACGACGTACACGGACGAGCAGATCCAAAACGCCATCCAATGTCACATCATCTGTCCCGCCGACTAAAATAACATCCGTACCCGATTCGCAAATCTGCTCTAATGCCTCATCCGAAATTTCCTTTGCAGGGTCCAGTTTAAATACATGTCTCCAGTTTAAATATTCCATGAATATATCCACCTATCTCAAAAATTTTATATAGAACTTTTCATTATCTTAGTTTTTATTGACCATCTCTTAGTATAACGAAAATCGATGAAATATTAAAAGACTGAGCGGGTAAATCTGCTCAGTCTTTTAAGCTTGCTCATATATTTATGATTGGGCGCTTCTTTACTTTGACGTAAATGGCTTTTCGTCTGGATAAAGACGGCCCAGCATTTCATCATAAGTGTCATTTCCGTAATCAAAGCAACGACGTACACGGGAAATTGTAGCTGTTGAAGCACCAGTTTCCTTTTTAATTGTTTCATACGTTTTCTTCAAACGTAATAAATGTGCAACTTCAAATCGCTGTGCCAATGACTGGATTTCACTAATCGTGCACAAGTCATCGAAAAATTTATAGCATTCCTCAATATCTTTTAACTCTAGAACAGCTTTAAACAACTGATCTGTTTGATGACCGCGAATTTTTTCAATTTGCATGTACCCACCATTTCCTCTCTACTCTGAATATATAACAGATGCCGCTAAACCGGGAGATGTTGGTACGAAAAGTATCCACGTTTTTCCTTGAACTAACTTTACTTCCGATCCATCTTCTTCAACTGCCACGAGCAGGCCATCTGCATTTTTCCATTTTACTTCACGTATCATCCCAGCCTGGGCTACATACGCGTTGCCGCCACCCGTAATTGTAATTTCACGTCGACCCGCATTGTCTACAATTCGGTGAGGCATTTCAAAAAATAAAATATTGGCTAATTCGATGGATTCATTTGTTTCATAATCGATTGTTTCTACATTTGCAGAATAACGCTTGTACTGATTCGTTTCGGCATTGTAAACATACTGACTGTTAAATGAACCACTATTATTGTACTTCATCGATACTTCATTAGCCGTTATTCCTATTTTAACATTATCTTCGGCTTCATAGAATGGGTAGGACACTTTTTTCTGATAAAGTAGTGAAGTCCCTGTTTTTTCGGCACCGGCCTTTACATTTTCACCTGAAATATAGGAATTGTGGGGAGCGACCCGTGTCGATGAACGTTTGAAGTAAGTACCGTCATAGTGCATTCCATTTATATTATCGACAACTCTTCGTTCAAGCATCGATTTTGCTTCAGGACTGTATCCGTGCGCAATATAAAATGCGTCCAGACCTTTTGCAATATCAACGAAGTACGACCGTGCACTGCGAATCGGTCCGATTGATTCTGGAAGTTCAGACTGGTAAAGTGCTAAAAAACGTGTGACATCACCTTCCGCCAGCATTTCATATACAACATCCGCCTGTGCAAGTCCGGATTGCGGACGTGCTTGCGGATGGTTATTAATCGTTGCAAGTATCGGACGCATCGTCGCTTCTTCTGCTACACGTTCCCCTGTAAAAGGAGTAACAAATGGCAGTATTTCTTCGGCCTCCGCAACAATAATGTCTTCCTCTACCTCTGTTTCTTCTATTTCTACAACAGGCTCCTCTGTTTGTTCTTTGTCGGAACAACCTGCCGTTAAGGTTATGCCTAATAGCGCTAACATAAATATACTGCGTTTCATCGTGCTACTCCTCTCATTTTTATCGGTTTATCGCATTACAGCAGGTAGCATAACCTTATTTTTCATGACATCAAAAATCCCACGTGTCGTAATACGAATATATGGTAAATGTGTCGATTGTAAAAACAGCAATGTGTAAATTGCATCTGTATGGTGATAACCACGCTCTTTCAAAGCACTCTTTAATGCAAGTTCAAGCGGTATTACATCTTCCACCGGCCCATCATAAATAGATCCGGCCAACTTTAAAGGAATACTTGTTACAATTTGATCATCTTCTACAAGTACAATCCCGCCATTCATTTTCTTCAGTTCCCGGAACGCGTGCTGCATATCCTGGACCGATTTTCCGATCAAAATAATATCTCCAGTATTGGAATACGATGAAGCAAAACCTTTTACATGTGTCGCAAATCCTTTGATCATCGTATTAATTCGCCATTTACCATTACGGTCGACAAGCATTAAATAGCTTTCATCATGATCTGTAGATAATGTATGATGTTGTCCGAGATTTTTTATACTATACGGTTTTGTAATAACATCATTCACCATTTCAACGCCAATCGGCATCGAAAATTGAAAATCTCCTTCATGCAAATCAAAATCGATTTTCAAATCACCAAATAGTGATAAGTCAACTGCGGGAAGTGCTTTCAAATCATTATTGTCTCGCTTCAGCCATACTCCTTTTGAAATGACTGATTCAGGTGTCGGCGAATATTCGTCCGACAGAATATTAATATTTGCATAACGACCTGTAGCAAGCAGCCCATGCAGATTGGTCATATTATAATAGCGTGCAACATTATAACTTGCCATATTATAAGCGTCAATCGGACGCACACCCGCTTCAAGGGCGGCCCGAATA
This genomic window contains:
- the gatA gene encoding Asp-tRNA(Asn)/Glu-tRNA(Gln) amidotransferase subunit GatA, which produces MTVFERTSAQLQESLKSGELTIADLTKEAFDRIEKLDGDVQAFLALNKEQATAKAAELDQVPFEERGPLFGMPIGVKDNIVTEGLETTCASKILEGFMPIYDATIVKKLRDAGMITVGKLNMDEFAMGSSNENSAYKTTKNPWNLSHVPGGSSGASAAAVAAGEVPFSLGSDTGGSIRQPAAYCGVVGMKPTYGRVSRFGLVAFASSLDQIGPITRNVKDNALLLETISGVDEMDSTSADVPVPNYAAALDGNIKGLKIAVPKEFLGEGVGEAAKQSVLDALEVLKGLGATVEEVSLPHSKYALAAYYILSSSEASSNLSRFDGIRYGYRSENAKNLLELYKQSRAEGFGDEVKRRIMLGTYSLSAGTYDAYYKKAQQARTLIKADYDKVFENYDVIIGPTAPTPAFAIGANIDDPMTMYANDILTIPINLAGVPAISVPCGFENGLPLGLQIIGKHFDEETLYRVAYAYEQQTDFAKQTPALWEVK
- the gatC gene encoding Asp-tRNA(Asn)/Glu-tRNA(Gln) amidotransferase subunit GatC — encoded protein: MANISKEEVKHVAHLARLAITEEEAEKFAEQLGKITDFAEQLNELDTTNVEPTSHVLPLVNVLREDVAKEGLPLEKVMLNVKEQEAGQIKVPSIME
- a CDS encoding CamS family sex pheromone protein encodes the protein MKRYRWIPAIIVAAMLSACAPNLTPETELTQESDTEQAVETTIIPNMQINDKFYRILIPYKESASRGLVVSNIYTKYDMKEVETGLMRISQNHFDTEDHYFQEGQYLDEETLKYWLARPNQTEDKGPEYQGLNPSSVDETTGEEMEPTVKATEAPVYLAHIVEQNYLTKTDENKVKLAGVSIGLALNSVYYYQKEQYGEFFEEKIPDAKIEAEGKKIAQEVINRLRARPELADIPIVIALFKQAERNAIVPGTYTDYNFADNGKTELGEWKAIDEKYVTFPMTSPDDVYRDLNTKFQNFKQDVDKYFSNFTSVFATGFYQNKKVQKLDIEIPIQFYGTAEITGFTQYLTGLMLNHLPLDLYISVSITSVNGPEVLIIKEPNEDEPFVHIYE
- the ligA gene encoding NAD-dependent DNA ligase LigA, which translates into the protein MNEIEQRIAELNKLLHEYGYAYYVLDKPVVEDSVYDQLLHELIALEEANPEFIYPDSPTQRVGGMVLEGFKKVTHETAMLSLSNAFNEEDLRDFDRKIEQAIGKNYSYVCELKIDGLAISLRYENGGFVQGATRGDGTVGEDITANLKTIRAIPLRLKEPVTLEVRGEAYMPKKSFEKLNERRTENGEELFANPRNAAAGSLRQLDPKIAASRNLSTFIYAVGGDGESYGIDGHWEMLKYLEELGFPSNKEREYCETIEDVLAFIEKWTKARPNLSYEIDGIVIKVNRYAHQDELGYTAKSPRWAIAYKFPAEEVITKLLDIELTVGRTGVITPTAILTPVLVAGTTVSRASLHNEDLIREKDIRIDDTVIVRKAGDIIPQIVGVVLEQRPDEAVPYKMPTNCPACNEEVVRIDTDVALRCVNPQCPAQIAEGVKHFVSRNAMNIDGLGEKVVEQLLREGYIQDVAGLYELTVEQLINLERMGQKSATNLVEALIQSKDNSLERLLFGLGIRHVGEKAAKILAAHFETIDALMVATEEELKDIHEIGDKMAESIVAYFANEQVQQLIERLKEFGLNMSYKGKKIVVEAGTNPFAGKTIVLTGKLQQLTRNEAKVKIEQLGGTVAGSVSKKTDLVIVGEDAGSKLEKAQSLGIEIWDEVRLIEQLI